Below is a genomic region from Dryobates pubescens isolate bDryPub1 chromosome 26, bDryPub1.pri, whole genome shotgun sequence.
CTTGCTGAGCCCCCCCTTGGTGTGGGCGTTCTCCCGGAGCAGGGCGAGCAGCTTCCCCTTGGACATCTTCTTCATGAAGCCTCCGTAGCGCTTGGCCGGCAGCGGAGCCAGCCCTCCGGCGCCCAGCTCcgactctgccttctcctcctccgcCTCCCGAGGGGCCGGCTCTGTCCCTTCGGCCAGGGCCACCAGCGGGGCCAGCAGCGCCAgtgccttcctgcaggtctccCACTCGGGCCCGGGCGGTGAGGAGCCCTGGCATTCCCGCAGGCACATCTGCAAGACGGCAGCCAGGGTGCCCGCTGGCATCACCCCGCTGCTTGAGGTGagccctctgccttcctcccgCCCCAGACCCCGGGAACCTGTGCCCACCAAGCTGCCAAGCTCAGCAAGGAGACAAAGCTTGGGCATCTCCAGCACCGTGGGGTGCCCACGAccaccccccagctcagccaaacaTGCACTGGCACCCGTGATGGACCCACTGCCAACGCCCCCGGCACTCACCAGGGGCCAGCTGCTGGTCTCGGGGGTGGGTGTCTGTGCCACGCAGAGGGAGCACTGGGTCACGCAGTCAGTGGATGCCATCACGGCCAGAGAGAGGCAAAGTGCCAGTGCCAGCGCCTGCCGAGCCATCTcgccctgcagccactgcctgggGACGGTGAGACAGCACAGAACCTGTCAcccaccctgtgccagccccagggagtCCATCCTCACCCCGTGGGCACCCTCGGTGAGGGGCACCAACTGTTTccacctgcctggctgcttctgcCAGGACCTGTGCCCATGCAGCTGACCTCctacctgtgcctgctgctcctgggtgccatgcagggagggaagggcacAGGAGTGACTGGTGGGGACACTGCAATCCCTtaccctggctgcagcctgctccttggCACAAGTCCTGAGGCCAGGCTCCTAGGGCCTCCAAGGTGGGGacccccatcccatcccatctctccaccccctttttctctccagcctggagctccctgcagcgctgtgctggctgtgtggtGCCACAGGGATGATTCACCAGCTCTCCCCCTTggccctggggaagagaagcccTGGGAGGAAGGGGATGGGGGAGCTGCCATCACCTGGTGTGGACTCAGCCCACTCTGCTGCACTCCAGCTCCCCTCCATCCCACCTGccatggctgctgggctggtggagcaggagaaTGGAGGATTTCAGGTCCAAGGCCACCTGCAAGCCATGGCCACCACCCTTCagcctgccaggggctgtgccagagcctctcACCTCCGAGGATGATGCCAGGGAGGGCTGAACGTGCCATGCAATGGCTGGAAGACAGGCTGAGCCGTTCCACAACCCCCCAGGTGAGGTTGGAGGGGttgctgctgtcccctgctgcagtgcccacagaagaagctggatttcAGGTCCAAACCTACCTGCAAGCCATGGTCACCGTGCttcagcctgccaggagctgtgccagagcctctcACCTCCGAGGACGATGCCAGGGAGGGGCTGAGCCACTCCAGAACCCCCCAGGTGAGGCGAGAAGGGGCTGCAACTGTCCCCAGCTGCGATGCCCGCGGGATCGCGGTGCCACCTGAACCACGCTGGCCCTGGGAGCCAGAGCCGAGCCCCGGAGGGGtgagctggcagggggcacCCGCCTGCCTCCTTGGCTGCTCGTATGTGAGGTGGGGAGGCATGACCCAGAGGGATCTGTTACACGTTAATGACGCATTTTAGAGACtattgtcttctcctgcaggatCTGCTAATGCACTGTAATTGCTGCTGATGAGGAAATGTTAATGCCCCGGTATTAATT
It encodes:
- the PDYN gene encoding proenkephalin-B, with the translated sequence MARQALALALCLSLAVMASTDCVTQCSLCVAQTPTPETSSWPLMCLRECQGSSPPGPEWETCRKALALLAPLVALAEGTEPAPREAEEEKAESELGAGGLAPLPAKRYGGFMKKMSKGKLLALLRENAHTKGGLSKKFGGFGRKPGERAAPEDYPGPEPAGDGAEEPTGGGAGGQELAELHKRYGGFMRRIRPKLKWDNQKRYGGFLRRQFKVTTRSDEDPSAYSGEVLDL